In Microbulbifer sp. THAF38, the sequence TGTCACCTACGATGAAGAGCGCGAGTTGGCAGAGAGTGAAGAGGACGATGGCGGCTGGTTCTCCTGGGGCAAGAAGTCCAAACAGGAAGATGAATTGGCCGAAAGTGCCGACCAGGTAACTCTGCAGCAGATCCTAGCCGGTATTGATACCTCCAAGAGTAGTGAGCCTGCGCTATTCAAGGAAATCAAAGGACTCGGTGTTGGTTCAACTCCCGAGGATGGCTATCCCGGCTACCTGATCGTGATCCGGGGTGGCGACGATGATGAGATTGAGGTGCGCGTCCGCGATACCCGCGGCCAGCCGCTCTCACGCAATAAGGCCTCCCAGCTGCTGCTCTCTATTCAGCAGAATCTGATTTAATAATGGGCCTGCGCTTCGCCTCACTGGGAAGCGGCAGTAAAGGAAACGGTACATTGGTCGCCAGTGGCGACCAATGTCTGTTGGTGGACTGCGGCTTTACCATCAAAGAAACCGAGCGACGCATGTCGCGGCTCGGTATGTCTCCCGCTGATCTCGCGGCAATACTGGTAACCCACGAGCACAGCGATCACCTTTCCGGTGTCGCACCGCTTGCGCGCAGGTATGGCCTGCCGGTGTATCTGACCCCCGGAACTCTTCGCGCCCGTGATATCGGCAAGTTGCCGCAAGTGCATCTGATCGAAGGGCATCAGCCATTTGTGCTCGCAGATATTCAGATAACACCGGTAGCTGTGCCTCACGATGCCAGAGAGGCCGCACAGTATGTATTTCGCAGTCGCGGCAGCAGTCTGGGCCTATTGACGGATCTCGGCACCGTAACTCCCCATGTTGAATCCCATTTTGCCGGTTGCGATGCACTGGTCCTGGAAGCCAACCACGATCCGCAGATGCTGGCCCAGGGGCCATATCCCCCCTCTCTGAAGCGACGTGTGGGCGGTGCCTACGGACACCTGAGTAACCAGCAGGCTGCAGGATTTCTTCAGCGTGTGGGCTATGAACAGCTACAACATCTGGTGGTTGCCCACATTAGTGAAAAAAATAATACCCTAGAGCTCGCTCGCTCGGCATTGGCAGAGATGGTGGAGAGTGTCGAGAACTGCATTTTTGCCTGTCAACAGGATGGCTTTGACTGGCTTACCGTTGAAGCTCGAGGCTAATGGGCCCTAGCGTATTAACTTAATTACCTCTCGATAATAGCGATAATTTTTTGCTCAACAGCGCCACCATAAGCGCTGATGACTTTGTAAGGACAGGGGCAGTATGGAAACCTTACTCGTATATTTAGTGGTGGGGGCTGCGGCTGGCACGATCGCCGGCCTGTTTGGAGTCGGTGGTGGTTTAATCATCGTACCGGCCCTGGTATTGGTTTTTACCGCAATGGGGATCTCCCCGGATATCCTCACTCACATGGCGGTGGGAACATCTCTTGCAACGATCATTATCACCTCTATCAGCTCCGTGCGCGCGCACAATAAGAAGGGCGCGGTGGATTGGCGCTTATTTTGGGTGATGACTCCTGGAATCCTTCTCGGCTCCTGGCTTGGAGGGGTGACAGCGGAGTGGCTACCCGGTGCCTGGCTGCAACTGTTAATTGGCGTCTTCGCAATCATTATGGCCATTCGCATGTGGCTGAGTGGCTTACGGCACAACGGGGTGGAAGAGGGGGAAGGCAATCTACCTGCTGCACCCATAATGACTATATCTGGTGCGGGGATTGGTTGGGTTTCGGCAATCTTCGGTATAGGTGGTGGCTCCCTCACAGTGCCATTTCTTTCCCGTTGCAAAGTGCGAATGCAGCGGGCAGTGGCCACATCTGCAGCTTGCGGCTTACCCATTGCTATAGCGGGGGCTCTGAGTTTTGCGGTGCAGGGTTGGAATAATACTCTGCTGCCGCAATGGAGCAGTGGCTTTATCTACTGGCCTGCCTTTTTAGGTATTGTGGTGACCAGCACGATTTTCGCCCGACTCGGTGCCAACCTTGCCCACCGCCTCCCGGCAAAGTGGTTGAAGCATGGATTTGCGGTGTTGCTTTGTGTCATTGGTGGACGTTTTATTTGGCTGAATAGTGGCTTATTGGCCCTGTAAAGTTTGGCCTGTATGTTTTGTCCGCTTTCCGGCTTGGCCTCATAGGGATAGCTAAACTGAAGCAACATGGAAATGTTGTTTGTTTACCTATTACTCGGTGCTATAGCGGGTACGGCAGCGGGTCTCCTGGGGATTGGCGGGGGGCTGATCATCGTCCCGGCGCTGGTGCTGATTTTTTCCGCGATAGGTATATCTCCCGAAGTACTGACCCATATGGCTGTGGGCACCTCTCTGGCAACCATTATCATCACTTCAATAAGTTCGGTTTGGGCTCATAACAAAAAGGGCGCCGTGGATTGGCATCTATTTTGGGTGATGACTCCAGGAATACTTTTGGGGTCTTGGCTGGGGGGCGTGACTGCGGATCTGTTGCCGGGTGCCTGGTTACAGCTGTTGATCGGTGTCTTCGCCATAGTTATGGCTGCACGAATGGGCTTGAGCAGCTTGCGCCCCACCTCTCAACAGGAGACTGATGATCACTTACCTGGTTCGTTGCCCTTGATCAGTTCAGCGGGATTCATCGGATGGCTCGCAGCCATTTTTGGTATTGGCGGAGGGGCACTGGTAGTTCCTTATCTATCGCACTTCGGTGTCAAAATGCAGCGTGCGGTGGGTACCTCCGCGGCTTTTGGTCTGCCTATTGCTCTTTCAGGTTCGCTGAGTTTTGTTGTGCAGGGGTGGGGCAATAAGTTATTGCCGCATTGGAGTAGTGGCTATATCTACTGGCCGGCCTTCCTTGGGATTGTTCTTACCAGTGTACTCTTTGCCAAGTTTGGAGCGAACCTGGCTCACAGAATTTCCGCTAAACGACTGAAGCTGTGCTTTGCCATATTGCTCTGCATTATCGGGATTCGTTTTATTTGGCAAAACTTCAATCTGTTAGTGGGGCTGAGCTAGAGCTACTTCCGAACTTATTAGTGCTCGATGGGTGACGAAGAGGGCTTCTTCATTGATTGGTGTTTGAGGGGGGGGATATCAGAAATAAAAAAGCCACTGTAAAAGCAGTGGCTTTTTGTTGTGATGATGGTTTCCCTTAGCGGATACCGCACATACCTTTTTTCAGCAGCGGTGAGATAACAATCATCAGTACACCGACACCAAGGCCCCACCACATCAGGTACTCATACAGGTTGGTATAAGTTGTCAGGGTAGAAGCGAGATCGGTGCCACCTTCCTGAGGGACAGCGGCCATCTTACCGATACGGGTAGCTACAGTTTCAGACAGTGCTGTCGCCAGGAACCAGGTACCCATGCTCACACTCACCACCTTGCCGATGGACAGCTTGGTAACCGCGGAGAGGCCAACAGGAGAAAGGCAAAGCTCACCAGAGGTGTGCAGTAGGTAGGCGAGTACCAGCCAGATCATCGCTACTTTTCCAGCCTCTGTGGGGTAAGCGGCACCCAGTACCAGAGCGCCGAAGCCCAGGCCAGCTTGGATAATACCCAGCCCGAATTTTACCGGCGTGCTCGGTTCCCAGCCGCGCTTGCCCAACCAAACCCACAGGGAGGCGAAAGGAATGGCCAGCAGCATGATAAAGCCTGCGTTGAGCGAGCCAAACATGGAAGCGCGCACTTCACCGTCACCAATAGAGCGGTCCAGTACACGGTCTGCATACAGGGTCATAGAACCTGCGGACTGCTCGAACAACGCCCAGAAAACGATGGTAGAGGTAATGAGGACCATGAGTACTACGGTGCGGGAGAATTCCTCACTATAGTGGCGAACAAAGCCGTAACCAATGAAGGCTACCAGCGCGAGCAACATGCCACCCAGCCATAGATCTTCCCCACTGAAGGCCCAGATCAGACCGAGGCCGGCAGTCAGAGCGGCCATA encodes:
- a CDS encoding MBL fold metallo-hydrolase is translated as MGLRFASLGSGSKGNGTLVASGDQCLLVDCGFTIKETERRMSRLGMSPADLAAILVTHEHSDHLSGVAPLARRYGLPVYLTPGTLRARDIGKLPQVHLIEGHQPFVLADIQITPVAVPHDAREAAQYVFRSRGSSLGLLTDLGTVTPHVESHFAGCDALVLEANHDPQMLAQGPYPPSLKRRVGGAYGHLSNQQAAGFLQRVGYEQLQHLVVAHISEKNNTLELARSALAEMVESVENCIFACQQDGFDWLTVEARG
- a CDS encoding sulfite exporter TauE/SafE family protein gives rise to the protein METLLVYLVVGAAAGTIAGLFGVGGGLIIVPALVLVFTAMGISPDILTHMAVGTSLATIIITSISSVRAHNKKGAVDWRLFWVMTPGILLGSWLGGVTAEWLPGAWLQLLIGVFAIIMAIRMWLSGLRHNGVEEGEGNLPAAPIMTISGAGIGWVSAIFGIGGGSLTVPFLSRCKVRMQRAVATSAACGLPIAIAGALSFAVQGWNNTLLPQWSSGFIYWPAFLGIVVTSTIFARLGANLAHRLPAKWLKHGFAVLLCVIGGRFIWLNSGLLAL
- a CDS encoding sulfite exporter TauE/SafE family protein yields the protein MEMLFVYLLLGAIAGTAAGLLGIGGGLIIVPALVLIFSAIGISPEVLTHMAVGTSLATIIITSISSVWAHNKKGAVDWHLFWVMTPGILLGSWLGGVTADLLPGAWLQLLIGVFAIVMAARMGLSSLRPTSQQETDDHLPGSLPLISSAGFIGWLAAIFGIGGGALVVPYLSHFGVKMQRAVGTSAAFGLPIALSGSLSFVVQGWGNKLLPHWSSGYIYWPAFLGIVLTSVLFAKFGANLAHRISAKRLKLCFAILLCIIGIRFIWQNFNLLVGLS